The proteins below are encoded in one region of Pelotomaculum isophthalicicum JI:
- the lexA gene encoding transcriptional repressor LexA, with the protein MSDQLTSKEELVLAVIKKNIREKGYPPSVREIGQAVGLSSSSTVHGYLKRLEGKGYLRRDATKPRAMEVLSDSKENNIELISVPLLGRVAAGVPLLATENREDTFPLPSFFTGTGEFFMLTVKGDSMVEAGILDGDMVIVRQQHVADNGEIVVALLEEEATVKRFFKEDDRIRLQPENRLLEPIYARNVQVLGKVAGLLRKIH; encoded by the coding sequence ATGAGTGATCAACTCACCTCAAAAGAAGAACTTGTCCTGGCCGTCATTAAAAAAAATATCCGGGAGAAAGGATACCCGCCCTCGGTCAGGGAGATTGGACAGGCCGTAGGTTTAAGCTCAAGCTCTACAGTACACGGTTACTTAAAGAGATTGGAAGGAAAAGGTTACCTCAGGCGTGACGCGACCAAACCAAGGGCGATGGAAGTGCTAAGTGACAGCAAAGAAAACAACATAGAATTAATCAGCGTCCCTCTGCTGGGACGGGTGGCCGCCGGTGTGCCGCTGCTGGCCACAGAGAACAGGGAAGACACCTTTCCGCTCCCCTCCTTTTTTACTGGAACCGGCGAATTTTTTATGCTCACGGTAAAAGGTGACAGCATGGTCGAAGCAGGTATCCTGGATGGAGACATGGTTATAGTAAGACAGCAACATGTTGCCGACAACGGTGAAATAGTTGTCGCCCTATTGGAAGAAGAAGCGACTGTTAAACGTTTTTTTAAAGAGGATGACCGGATCAGACTCCAGCCTGAAAACAGATTGCTCGAACCCATATATGCGAGAAATGTTCAAGTACTCGGTAAAGTCGCAGGTTTGCTGCGAAAAATACATTGA